AAAATGAAACCACCTGGGGAGAAACCATAATCCCCATCGCAGAGAACGAGCTAGTTAGGACATCCTCATTTTCAGAAAACTTGGCTATCATAGGCTCTTATCGTTGTTTACTGTTCACTGTTTACTGCTCACTGCTATAATCCCCAATCCCTCCTTCTCTAGATAGATTTAGGCAAATTAACACAGCCAAACGACAATTTTGTTAAAAAGCCTACAAAACTTCTCAAGAGATTTGCATAGCCTGAGAGGAACTCCAGTGCTTAAAAGTTTCTTAAAGCTTCGATCGAACCAGCTCAGGAAAAATCAGGTTATGACAAAAACAGATCCGAAAAAGAAACTCAACAAAATCGAACAAGCCAAAGCGAAAAAACATCCTTTATTGCTCAAACAAGAACTAGAAGAATTCGCCAAAATTGGTTGGGAAGCAATGGATGAATTCGAGCGCGACTACGGATTAAAATGGCTCGGATTTTTCTATCGTCCCGTTACTCCAGGCAAATTTATGCTGAGGATGCGCGTTCCTAACGGTATTTTAACTAGCACTCAGATGTGCGTTCTCGCAGAAATTATTCAACGTTATTGTCACGGTGCGGGATTTCAAGAACAAGGAAATGCAGACATTACCACCCGCCAAAATTTGCAACTGCGAGGAATGCGAATTGAAGATATTCCCGATATTTTTGAGCGACTTTTAAAAGCCGGTTTAACTAGCGTTCAGTCAGGAATGGATAACGTTCGTAATATCACTGGTTCTCCCGTAGCAGGTATCGATGGAAATGAATTAATCGATACTCGCGGCTTAGTACGTAACCTCCAAGATACGATTACTAACAACGGCGAAGGAAATATGGGTTTAAGTAACCTTCCTCGTAAGTTTAACATTGCCGTTGCTGGCGGTCGAGATAACTCAGTTCATGCCGAAATTAACGACCTTGGTTATCTTCCTGCTTACAAAAATGGTAAATTGGGATTTAACATTATTGTTGGCGGTTATTTTGCTCCCAAACAATACGTCACAGCCATTCCTCTTGATGCTTGGATACCGCCAGAAGATGTAGTTCCCCTTGCCAAAATTATGTTAACTATTTACAACGAGAATGGACCAAGGGCGAGTCGGACAAAATGCCGACTTATGCACTTAATTAAAAGTGAAGATTGGGGAAGAGAAAGATTTCGTGATGAAGTCGAAAAGAAACTAGGACATCCTTTAGAATCAGCAGCAGCAAAAGATGAAATTGATTGGGAAAAACGAGACCATATTGGTGTTTATCCACAAAAACAACCGGGACTAAATTATGTAGGTTTGCACGTTCCTGTCGGTCGTTTGTATGCTGAGGAAATGTTTGAATTAGCGAGAATGGCGGAAGTTTATGGTGGTGGAGAAATTCGTTTGACTGTTGAGCAAAACTTGATTATTCCCTATATTCCTGACTCTCGTTTAGAAGCATTTTTCAACGAACCATTAGTAAAAAAACGCTTAACAATTAATCCAGAAAAGTTAAATCGAGCCTTAGTTTCTTGTACGGGTAGCGAGTTTTGTGGTTATGCAATTATTGAAACCAAAAACCGTGCTTTAGCGATGATTAAGGAACTCGAAAGCGAACTAGAAATGCCTAAACCAGTACGCATTCACTGGACTGGCTGTCCCAATTCTTGCGGTCAACCTCAAGTGGCAGATATTGGTTTAATTGGTACGAAAACGAAGAAAGATGGGGAAGTAGTCGAAGCCGTAGATATTTGGATGGGTGGTAAAGTAGGTAAAGATGCTTGTTTAGGCGAAGAAGTTAGGAAAAGAGTTCCTTGCGATGAATTGAAAAATATGTTAAGGAATCTGTTGCTCGAACATTTCGAGGCGAAACCAAAGCAGAAAGAGATGGTTACTGTGTAGAAACTTTGTTAGCCGTGGAGAGACATATAACAACGAATAACGATCGAAGCCTATGCTAGCAAGGTTTTCCGAAAATGAGGATCTCTTGAGCTAACTCATTCTCTGCTTTTTTTGACAACTCTTGAT
The sequence above is a segment of the Oscillatoria salina IIICB1 genome. Coding sequences within it:
- a CDS encoding ferredoxin--nitrite reductase, whose amino-acid sequence is MTKTDPKKKLNKIEQAKAKKHPLLLKQELEEFAKIGWEAMDEFERDYGLKWLGFFYRPVTPGKFMLRMRVPNGILTSTQMCVLAEIIQRYCHGAGFQEQGNADITTRQNLQLRGMRIEDIPDIFERLLKAGLTSVQSGMDNVRNITGSPVAGIDGNELIDTRGLVRNLQDTITNNGEGNMGLSNLPRKFNIAVAGGRDNSVHAEINDLGYLPAYKNGKLGFNIIVGGYFAPKQYVTAIPLDAWIPPEDVVPLAKIMLTIYNENGPRASRTKCRLMHLIKSEDWGRERFRDEVEKKLGHPLESAAAKDEIDWEKRDHIGVYPQKQPGLNYVGLHVPVGRLYAEEMFELARMAEVYGGGEIRLTVEQNLIIPYIPDSRLEAFFNEPLVKKRLTINPEKLNRALVSCTGSEFCGYAIIETKNRALAMIKELESELEMPKPVRIHWTGCPNSCGQPQVADIGLIGTKTKKDGEVVEAVDIWMGGKVGKDACLGEEVRKRVPCDELKNMLRNLLLEHFEAKPKQKEMVTV